A segment of the Nymphalis io chromosome 7, ilAglIoxx1.1, whole genome shotgun sequence genome:
ATGCTGCCGGGCTTAGTGTCATCTTATCCCTTTTGTTAAAACCCTCTCAAATACCTTTCCTCATCCTAATTTACTACTTAATTGCAATAAAACACTGAGCATTGTATCGTTTAAAAATTCCTTCTAGCCGTTATTCCCCTTTTTTCAAACGCTTTGatgctattaataattaaatgtttatttacaatggTATTCCTTCTTTGTTTCTTAAAGAGTTctcagaaaataaatataaattacatttccaTTTGAACCAATctcaaatgtaaaaaatttgATACCGTTTAGAAATGTTATTgttctaaatatttacattggaATTAAACATTGAAAAGGCGGATGTcttctaaattaatttgtaacccTATAAATGTAAAAGGAACGCGAATATCTCAATTGAACGTTACAATATATTTCGAGCGTACATATATGTGGAAATTACCAGTAAATTTtggcgaaaaataaataaacaggcaTACACACCTTGCCATTTTGATCGTTGAATTATTCATGATGTCTCACGCGAGCCCACCTGAGCGAGGGTAGGAACTCTCCTAACACAACTAGTATCATTTCTTGGGGGAGTAAAATGAAATGGGTAAGCCACCGGCTCGATTTAGAggccaaataaaaaataacggatCTTTTTTCTGCCCTGActcaaattttaaattgcaaaggGAATGTAACCGACTTTAATTTACCTTACCTAATCAAATTGGCAGCtacatctttttataataaaaaaaatattgacgttACAATAACTTAACATAAAATTGACACTTTTTGTCAGATGAAAATAACATGGCAAGTTTTAATCGCTTATTGCCAAAACCTAACGAGTTTTACATTGAACTACAAGAACGAGCTTACCTTGCTGAAAACAGGCGTCACAAAAGATTTATAGCGATTTTGTTTTTACAGCGAATGACACGAGGTTACTTGATTAGAAAGTATATTGCTTGGTTATCTAAAAATGCAACTAAAATACAATGTGCCTTTAGGATACACAGAGCACGTAAAGCATACCGTGCGGCCTTGAGAAGAGCTGTTGGATACAAACACGCGAGGTATTACGCTCATGCAGCAACGACGATACAGGTAAAGTATGTAAAGATTTTTCATATTACATTTCTGGATAAGCATaaggttattaaattaaaattaagaataaaaaaatgaaaatattattataccacAATCAAAGCGAGAGCTAATTATTTCATTGAGAATACTATTTCTTATAAAACCCCTTTTTTTAAGGCTGTTTGGCGGGGACATTACTCAAGACGTACAAAATTCTGTTATCGGTCATACAGAAAATGGTTAGCTACAGTAAAGGAACGAGGTGAAAGACGTGCTGCAGAAGCCGCCGAATTTGGTATTATTAGTAGAGCTGATGACTTGAGGATTTTGGAAGAAGAAGCAAGGCAGTGGCTTGCATTTGTTGTGTATAAATTACATCACTTACTTAGAACATATGTATGTCCTGGTGTTTATTCACAATTTGAAGCTACCGAACTATCAGATTTTGAAAAGCTACTGAAATCTATTCATTATACTGAGTATATGAGGAGACTCAAacgaaaatataatgaatttgttAGGAAATTTCGTCCACGATTTtctaataaaagattatttccAATTATCGGCGATGGTGCTGATTATTGGTATCTTTCATTGCCCGAAATGTATGAACTGACAGCTCCTCATCCAAAAGCTGCCGATGAACGACATCATGCGTCACATCATGGGCTGATACATAAAAAACCCTTTTTATGGAAGAAAGTGAGACCCAAACATTTGAAAGATGATAGAGGACCATTTAAGATCTGTAAGCCACCAACCCCATTATCACCACCACCACCAGCGCCAACACCTAATTGTGACAGGAGACCCCAAAAAGATCCCCTATTTCATTTATACGTTAAACATTATACTCCTCAACCAGATCTTTTTGATTACGTCGACTACCACATAAATGTTCTCTTATCCAGGAAATGTTCAATTCAAAATATAGACAATGACATGTAAGCTTTTTTTAAGTCACGAAGTGCTCGTTAATTTTTTGCATTGATATCACAATGGTCTGTTTTAGAATACTTGGTAGAAAGCATGTTGAGTTTTTCTTTTCTTGTTCGGAAATCCGTAATCAGGCTGCTGAGTTTGGAAGGGTCGTCCGGATGTTGCGAGCCGCGAGCCTTTTGTTGTTAAGCTTTTGTTGTTCTGAATTTTACACTTGTAATTTATTTGAGGAAACGCCTCGGTGAGAAAGAAATTACATTAAACTCTCCAAGGCAAATGTGTTTTGTAAATTAACATCTTGCCTATGTAGGTTTTATGgttgaattttcttttattattccaAATTTATTTGGATGTCGAGTAAAATTTTTACAGCATTTAATCACTCTACTGAATTTGTATGCCAATGAggaaaatacttaaattttacattttattcttcCAACTCTtgtagataattaaatttaatagcaatatacaaaataataaatcgttCAACCATCAGAATTTTCAGTTCTTAATAATAAAGTCCTTGAATATCAAATgagaattattttcaatattaaattatatcataatattgatacTAAAATCAGTcatgtcaaaaaaataaaaattacatttttagttACCGGTTTTAATAAGGCACTACGTATAACTTTTATTGAAGAACTAACATACAAAGATTTTTATGGACAAAGAACTTTCACGTGTATACACAGAAGAACCCATAGaattttcatcacaatcggaccAATGGTTTTGGATCACATACATACCtgttatatatcattattgattGACGTGTTTTTCTTTTACTTCTTAACTAACGATCTTAGCATTTATAAGTATTGTAATCATTCTTATAAATCGATGGCATTACGGACAGATAGTCCCTGATATTAGAGCAATCAACCATTCAATC
Coding sequences within it:
- the LOC126769686 gene encoding spermatogenesis-associated protein 17 — encoded protein: MASFNRLLPKPNEFYIELQERAYLAENRRHKRFIAILFLQRMTRGYLIRKYIAWLSKNATKIQCAFRIHRARKAYRAALRRAVGYKHARYYAHAATTIQAVWRGHYSRRTKFCYRSYRKWLATVKERGERRAAEAAEFGIISRADDLRILEEEARQWLAFVVYKLHHLLRTYVCPGVYSQFEATELSDFEKLLKSIHYTEYMRRLKRKYNEFVRKFRPRFSNKRLFPIIGDGADYWYLSLPEMYELTAPHPKAADERHHASHHGLIHKKPFLWKKVRPKHLKDDRGPFKICKPPTPLSPPPPAPTPNCDRRPQKDPLFHLYVKHYTPQPDLFDYVDYHINVLLSRKCSIQNIDNDM